Part of the Nicotiana sylvestris chromosome 2, ASM39365v2, whole genome shotgun sequence genome, aaatccaataaaatatgtacacttaggaggaacggagatcctaataaaagcatgttttagggaaggaatagatacccctatagaaatatacttggcagatgatagaattgtacaacctatagaaaagagtataataagtgccgtaagaggtaacttaatataccaaaaatttaaatttatagtaagtgccaactattcagtagcaatagatgataaaaatatagataaatcattagtgctatactggaaaatgtctggaatagaattagcaccaggaagtaaaatattcacagcaagatgtaaaaatctatatgtcttaacaacaaaacataagataacagctaaaaataaaataaataaaataaaaatagaaaatccattcgaaagaatagtatcagttatagacaacaatgattacagttatacggaaatggacatggaagaagatttagaaatagtaaaagaaagattaagcacgtcAAAACGaacaaataatgaaatgccagaaacgtcatcaagaataagtacatcaagaagtacatcaagaagaataaattatataactccacaaaaattaatagaacaaaaaatagaagaaataaacccacaccattattatataacaggaataatggaccaaagaaaatatttaatattaataaatacagggcaggaagagaattatattataagagaattaataccagaacaagagatagtgaCAATAGAACatcaaaattcagaactaccaaaagcgttaagaaaagacgaagaaacaactgaaaaagaattaattattggaggaataccaatattaataaattttaaaatatatcaaggcgataaaaacattacactaggaataaaatggttagaaaaagtcaaaccatataaattagaagatagacaATTAacgataagttatgaaaataagaaaataataataaaaagaactttgatataatgccaaagatatacatacttgccaagataatagtagaaggatattataatagatactatacacctatgatggatacaggagcagaagctaacatgtgtagacataattgtttaccagaaagtaaatgggaaaagctaaaaaccccatagtagtaacaggattcaataatgagggaagtatgataacatacaaagcaagaaatataaagatacaaatatgggataaaatattaaccatagaagaaatatatagttatgaattcacaaataaagatatattattaggaatgccatttttagataaattatacccacatataataacaaaaacacattggtggtttactaccccgtgtaaacaaaaattaggagcaaaaagagtaaataataaagtaagaaaaacaacaccctggattaaaggaagtgaaaagattacccaaaaattagaaaatgtaatacaaagcaaccataatatagagataatcattttctcaataaataaaataaaactactgcaagataaattagaattactatataatgataatccactccaaggatgggaaaaacataaaacaaaaataaagattgaactaatagatgaaaatagcatagtaacacaaaaacctttaaaatacaactttaatgatttaacagaatttaaaatgcatataaaggaattattagacaataagtacatacaagaaagtaatagtaaacatactagcccgacatttatagtaaataagcatagtgaacaaaaacgaggaaaaagccgtatggttatagattatagaaatttaaatgcaaaaacaaaaacatataattatccgataccaaataaaatactaaaaatcagacaaatacaaggatataactatttcagTAAGTTTgattgtaaatcaggattttaccatttaaaactagaagacgaatctaagaagttaacagcattcacagtaccacaaggattttatgaATGGAATGTATTAccatttggatataaaaatgcaccaggtagatatcaacattttatggataactactttaaccaattagaaaattgtataatatatatagatgatatactgttatattctagaacagagaacgaacatataaaactactagaaaaattcatacacattgtagaaatatcaggaataagtttaagtaaaaagaaagcagaagtaatgaaaaatcaaatagaatttttaggtatacaaatagacaaaaacggaataaaaatgcaaacccatatagtacaaaaaataattaacttaaatgaaacacttgatacaaaaaagaagttacaatcatttttaggattggttaaccaagtaagagaatatattcctaaattagcagaaaacttaaaaccattacagagaaaattaaaaaaggatatagaatatcattttgacgaaaaggataaaatacatatacagaagataaaaaatatgtgtaaaaaattaccaaaactatatttcccagatgaaaagaaaaagttcacatatattgtagaaactgattctagtgatcacagctatggaggagttctaaaatataaatatgataatgaaaatattgaacaccattgtagatattattcaggatcatacacggaaccacaaattaaatgggagataaataggaaagaactatttggattatataaatgtttgttagcatttgagccatatattgtttataacaagtttattgtaagaacagataatacacaagtaaaatggtggataacacggaaagtacaagattcagtaactacaaaagaaataagaagacttgtattgaatatacaaaattttacatttacaattgaagtaatacgaactgacaagaatgttattgcagattACTTATCAAGACAAAAGTACTCAAACTGATGAGAATCAAGAATCGAAAGATATATTTGCAATCCTTACTACCCTATCATTACAGATGGATAGTATGGgcaaaagattacaacagctagaaagtcagcagcatgactataaaaatgcggagctaagtcgatcggaagactTAAAAATTGCAGaattagaaggagacgttggaaactccaaaaaacccatgaCAAAGTTTGTTTACCTACAGCTGCAGGCACAAGCAAACAGGTGAATAAGAAGCTACATACCAATGTAAATTTAAACAAcatatttgataagccatttacatcaaaaaagccaaaagAAGCAATAGCTATAACCCCACAAACtacaacctatgctaatagcctacaccacaacaaaaaggtatataaccatattactcaaacatatattgagaatatatataaaattcagacATTTCTAAACCTAAACCCCAGATCAactactactacagatccaacacaagattatatAACCATTATTGTTTTTCTGTGTTGATAAGTCTCAAGATTATCTCTATAAAATTCAATTTCTTtctctatagttaataaagctttattacgtaatctattatatttaattatgtctttgcaggttttaatattgtgtttaacacaatctatttttctatttatgttactgaggtttttaagaagtttccatttctgggtgttatagaatcttatgtaatgaaaagtgttatgtttcat contains:
- the LOC104226607 gene encoding uncharacterized protein, translated to MLLQITYQDKSTQTDENQESKDIFAILTTLSLQMDSMGKRLQQLESQQHDYKNAELSRSEDLKIPELEGDVGKLQKTHDKVCLPTAAGTSKQVNKKLHTNVNLNNIFDKPFTSKKPKEAIAITPQTTTYANSLHHNKKVYNHITQTYIENIYKIQTFLNLNPRSTTTTDPTQDYITIIVFLC